One window of Magallana gigas chromosome 2, xbMagGiga1.1, whole genome shotgun sequence genomic DNA carries:
- the LOC105324887 gene encoding motile sperm domain-containing protein 2 yields the protein MAEGDGDDSPRTRADKLRNVYNQKYKADEFVKKGVYDQRDVDNINSNDLYVSQFIRKTETIQDAADRLHEALKWRKEIGVRDLTEASFPQEFWDIGAMYFHKTDKEGRKIIWLKIAKHKKDPNTLPLIKKFFGFCFETAYNESPEDELVLLFDMTNTGISNLDMEMIKFVITSFKIYYPALLGYLLIYEMPWLFNAAWKVVKTWLSPEAQKKLKFVNKSDIQLYIAKENLPEHMGGTDTYEYKYVPSEERENEDNQNSDASKKRVTFADQDSPLYQSFNADSIENSYVRVNKSSLSNINRNAGPGGGNQEGNSFIGRLLTISPAEELRFVTDEDGKDAHDVISLKNTLPYPIAYKVKTTSPEKYKVRPSSGIVKPGSIEKVYVYLYQEHHLGVDKDKFLIMAVELNGDPPDNMSEYWKTVPRENIMDHRLRCVQVKRSDSRYSSDTVSVLSADDQITALNSKVDSLMEGHLALQKSIRLLILLQVLTLVLFIVFILYTYLYASSGPPQVKAEEGPQNSSTADRYCSGTLF from the exons ATGGCGGAAGGGGACGGTGATGAT AGTCCCAGAACACGAGCAGATAAATTGAGGAATGTTTACAATCAAAAGTACAAAG CTGATGAATTTGTGAAGAAAGGTGTTTATGACCAGAGAGATGTGGACAACATTAATTCAAATGATTTATATGTCAGTCAATTCATACGGAAAACAGAAACAATTCAGGATGCAGCTGACAGGCTGCATGAAGCTTTGAAATGGAGAAAAGAAATAGGTGTCAGGG ACTTGACAGAGGCATCATTTCCACAAGAGTTCTGGGATATAGGTGCcatgtattttcataaaacagATAAAGAAGGGCGGAAAATTA TATGGCTAAAAATAGCAAAACACAAAAAAGACCCTAATACACTTCCATTGATAAAGAAGTTCTTCGGCTTTTGTTTTGAGACTGCATACAATGAAAGTCCAGAGGATGAACTAGTGCTGCTGTTTGATATGACAAACACAGGAATTTCAAATCTG GACATGGAAATGATCAAATTTGTCATTACTTCCTTCAAAATTTATTATCCTGCTTTACTTG GATACCTTCTGATCTATGAAATGCCATGGTTGTTTAACg CTGCATGGAAAGTTGTGAAAACCTGGTTAAGTCCCGAGGCCCAGAAGAAGCTGAAATTTGTGAATAAGAGTGATATACAGCTGTACATAGCCAAGGAGAACCTACCAGAGCATATGGGGGGCACT gATACATATGAATACAAATATGTACCTTCAGAAGAGAGAGAAAATGAGGACAATCAAAATAGTGATGCATCAAAGAAAAGG GTAACATTTGCTGACCAGGATTCACCTTTGTATCAAAGCTTCAATGCAGATTCCATAGAGAACAGTTATGTCAGAGTG AATAAGAGTTCCCTGAGTAACATAAACAGGAACGCAGGTCCTGGAGGGGGAAATCAAGAGGGAAACTCGTTCATCGGCAGACTTCTTACCATTAG TCCTGCAGAGGAACTAAGGTTTGTCACAGATGAAGATGGCAAAGACGCTCATGATGTCATTTCCCTTAAGAACACGCTGCCATATCCCATTGCATACAAA GTAAAGACAACATCACCAGAGAAATACAAAGTTCGACCAAGTTCTGGCATTGTGAAACCAGGGTCTATAGAAAAAGTCTATGTTTATCTTTATCAAG AACATCATCTTGGAGTGGACAAAGACAAATTCTTGATCATGGCTGTAGAACTTAATGGTGATCCCCCGGATAATATGTCTGAGTACTGGAAAACTGTTCCCAGGGAAAACATCATGGATCATAG GTTACGCTGTGTGCAAGTGAAGCGTTCGGACAGCAGATACTCCAGTGACACGGTATCCGTTCTCTCTGCTGATGACCAGATTACAGCCCTCAACTCCAAG gTAGACTCACTAATGGAAGGCCACCTCGCTCTACAGAAATCCATCAGACTCCTGATACTGTTACAAGTGCTGACACTCGTTCTGTTCATTGTGTTCATCCTCTACACGTATTTGTATGCCAGTTCAGGACCACCCCAGGTCAAGGCCGAGGAGGGGCCACAGAACTCCTCCACCGCTGACCGCTACTGCTCAGGGACACTCTTCTAA
- the LOC105324890 gene encoding uncharacterized protein isoform X2 codes for MNPSSFPKNYIGFIKKALVLLKVYHVIKRVELEVQETEDPSPEESIPPIKSFTSVFTPASYTYQLVPEVQINNKTFITFMVKAAADAHVALSAVYGDVDRKTYEIVIGTDGNTKSIIRYGAGGPIMVESMTMNVLSEEEFRYFWVNWANNKIEVGRGANYGVGAFLQWTIPPSKQFNINCLAVSTGTPSRGQWEFAELLDAEKDFGKEAKKKRIKHSLLWIAKKQKMLQCLEDAYPNMVKTAEMFKYCKIKQSDTMAALVFLSDMQKKNLIKEVEGGYWMRLQKSQESEIIKHEVKIVKHMPELKASEQPTIAIVTSLFCEKVAVDAMIEEKTTYVKYKTEGESQVYTLGRIGKFKVVSTKVSRKSSSEQEARICAENTITRLLGSFSKIHHVLIVGVGSGVPHYSDGNQHVRLGDVVVSVPSRKNGAIYMYCDKIEKMTDANGYNYSTREWDCSDNSLQDVAVSLKQIMERDTNPQRPWDRYMNDAKDILQTEESNFHRPPMKTDRLFYTDDNGTDLELEHPAAGKGYRVGQSNCRLGVIASGKLVSRSPRLRQSFAEINGIRAYDSDVTAVLESLEGNRNNSFIIIRGISDYSSGSRKEWQPYASLAAAAYMKSLIYALK; via the exons ATGAACCCATCGAGTTTTCCAAAGA ATTACATTGGATTCATCAAGAAAGCCCTGGTGCTCCTCAAGGTGTACCACGTCATCAAGAGGGTCGAGCTCGAGGTTCAAGAGACAGAAGACCCGTCACCCGAGGAGTCAATCCCTCCAATCA AAAGTTTCACATCAGTGTTCACCCCAGCGTCTTACACATATCAACTTGTGCCAGAAGTACAAATTAACAACAAAACCTTCATCACATTCATGGTTAAGGCGGCTGCTGACGCTCACGTCGCACTAAGCGCAGTTTATGGTGACGTAGACCGCAAAACCTATGAAATCGTTATCGGAACTGACGGAAACACAAAATCAATCATCCGCTACGGAGCCGGCGGACCGATCATGGTCGAATCAATGACCATGAATGTACTATCCGAGGAGGAATTCCGATATTTTTGGGTCAACTGGGCGAACAATAAGATCGAAGTGGGACGTGGTGCTAATTACGGAGTGGGTGCTTTCCTCCAATGGACGATTCCACCCAGTAAGCAGTTCAACATAAACTGTCTGGCAGTCTCAACTGGAACCCCGTCACGTGGGCAATGGGAGTTTGCAGAACTTTTGG ATGCAGAAAAGGATTTTGGAAAGGAAGCAAAAAAGAAACGAATCAAACACTCTTTATTATGGATTGCgaagaaacaaaaaatgttgCAATGTCTAGAAGACGCATATCCCAATATGGTGAAAACTGCAGAAATGTTTAA ataCTGTAAAATCAAGCAGTCAGATACGATGGCAGCTCTGGTGTTTTTATCAGATATGCAGAAAAAGAATTTGATTAAGGAGGTGGAGGGTGGCTATTGGATGAGACTGCAAAAGAGCCAAGAATCGGAAATTATCAAACATg AGGTAAAAATCGTCAAGCACATGCCAGAACTAAAGGCTTCTGAACAACCAACCATcgccattgtgacgtcactttTCTGCGAGAAAGTAGCTGTGGATGCCATGATTGAAGAAAAAACAACATATGTGAAATATAAAACAGAAG GCGAGTCTCAAGTATATACATTGGGGAGAATAGGAAAGTTCAAAGTTGTTTCAACGAAAGTATCTCGTAAATCTTCGTCAGAGCAGGAGGCAAGGATATGTGCAGAAAACACTATTACAAGACTTCTAG gttCATTCAGCAAAATCCACCACGTGTTAATCGTGGGTGTCGGAAGCGGGGTACCCCATTACTCCGACGGCAATCAACACGTGCGTCTGGGGGATGTGGTCGTGTCTGTGCCTTCCAGAAAGAACGGtgctatttacatgtactgtgatAAGATAGAGAAGATGACCGACGCAAACGGTTACAATTATTCTACGCGGGAATGGGACTGCAGTGACAACTCGCTACAGGATGTCGCCGTCAGTCTAAAACAAATCATGGAGAGGGACACCAACCCACAGAGGCCGTGGGACCGCTACATGAACGACGCCAAAGATATCCTCCAAACCGAGGAATCTAACTTCCACCGACCTCCAATGAAGACGGATCGACTGTTCTACACAGACGACAACGGAACTGACTTAGAACTGGAGCATCCGGCCGCTGGTAAAGGTTACCGGGTAGGACAGAGCAACTGCCGCCTGGGGGTGATCGCTAGCGGTAAACTTGTCTCCAGGAGCCCCCGTCTACGACAGTCATTCGCGGAAATAAACGGCATCCGAGCATACGACAGTGACGTCACTGCGGTTTTGGAATCGTTGGAAGGGAACCGAAATAACAGCTTTATCATCATTCGAGGGATCTCCGATTATTCCAGCGGCTCCAGAAAGGAATGGCAACCGTACGCATCCCTGGCTGCCGCCGCTTACATGAAGTCGCTCATTTATGCTTTGAAATAA
- the LOC105324890 gene encoding uncharacterized protein isoform X1 → MGDSEEVVMMAAKRDGRSVMRLERMFRSEIDDKLLLHVAGGPHKGILIAKAVDNLKDVEPAEGRLEFLAYLVNEEQHNQSVQDYWTLRFWFRGQAEGVVKKKTFTDYFQELMNPSSFPKNYIGFIKKALVLLKVYHVIKRVELEVQETEDPSPEESIPPIKSFTSVFTPASYTYQLVPEVQINNKTFITFMVKAAADAHVALSAVYGDVDRKTYEIVIGTDGNTKSIIRYGAGGPIMVESMTMNVLSEEEFRYFWVNWANNKIEVGRGANYGVGAFLQWTIPPSKQFNINCLAVSTGTPSRGQWEFAELLDAEKDFGKEAKKKRIKHSLLWIAKKQKMLQCLEDAYPNMVKTAEMFKYCKIKQSDTMAALVFLSDMQKKNLIKEVEGGYWMRLQKSQESEIIKHEVKIVKHMPELKASEQPTIAIVTSLFCEKVAVDAMIEEKTTYVKYKTEGESQVYTLGRIGKFKVVSTKVSRKSSSEQEARICAENTITRLLGSFSKIHHVLIVGVGSGVPHYSDGNQHVRLGDVVVSVPSRKNGAIYMYCDKIEKMTDANGYNYSTREWDCSDNSLQDVAVSLKQIMERDTNPQRPWDRYMNDAKDILQTEESNFHRPPMKTDRLFYTDDNGTDLELEHPAAGKGYRVGQSNCRLGVIASGKLVSRSPRLRQSFAEINGIRAYDSDVTAVLESLEGNRNNSFIIIRGISDYSSGSRKEWQPYASLAAAAYMKSLIYALK, encoded by the exons ATGGGTGACTCTGAAG AGGTTGTGATGATGGCGGCGAAGCGTGACGGGCGTTCGGTGATGCGGCTGGAGAGGATGTTCCGAAGTGAAATAGACGACAAATTACTACTTCACGTGGCCGGGGGCCCCCACAAAGGAATACTTATCGCCAAAGCAGTGGACA ATCTGAAAGACGTGGAACCGGCCGAGGGACGCCTAGAATTTCTTGCCTACCTTGTCAACGAAGAACAACACAATCAATCTGTGCAG GATTACTGGACCCTGCGGTTTTGGTTTCGGGGACAGGCTGAGGGGGTGGTGAAAAAGAAGACGTTCACGGATTACTTCCAGGAACTCATGAACCCATCGAGTTTTCCAAAGA ATTACATTGGATTCATCAAGAAAGCCCTGGTGCTCCTCAAGGTGTACCACGTCATCAAGAGGGTCGAGCTCGAGGTTCAAGAGACAGAAGACCCGTCACCCGAGGAGTCAATCCCTCCAATCA AAAGTTTCACATCAGTGTTCACCCCAGCGTCTTACACATATCAACTTGTGCCAGAAGTACAAATTAACAACAAAACCTTCATCACATTCATGGTTAAGGCGGCTGCTGACGCTCACGTCGCACTAAGCGCAGTTTATGGTGACGTAGACCGCAAAACCTATGAAATCGTTATCGGAACTGACGGAAACACAAAATCAATCATCCGCTACGGAGCCGGCGGACCGATCATGGTCGAATCAATGACCATGAATGTACTATCCGAGGAGGAATTCCGATATTTTTGGGTCAACTGGGCGAACAATAAGATCGAAGTGGGACGTGGTGCTAATTACGGAGTGGGTGCTTTCCTCCAATGGACGATTCCACCCAGTAAGCAGTTCAACATAAACTGTCTGGCAGTCTCAACTGGAACCCCGTCACGTGGGCAATGGGAGTTTGCAGAACTTTTGG ATGCAGAAAAGGATTTTGGAAAGGAAGCAAAAAAGAAACGAATCAAACACTCTTTATTATGGATTGCgaagaaacaaaaaatgttgCAATGTCTAGAAGACGCATATCCCAATATGGTGAAAACTGCAGAAATGTTTAA ataCTGTAAAATCAAGCAGTCAGATACGATGGCAGCTCTGGTGTTTTTATCAGATATGCAGAAAAAGAATTTGATTAAGGAGGTGGAGGGTGGCTATTGGATGAGACTGCAAAAGAGCCAAGAATCGGAAATTATCAAACATg AGGTAAAAATCGTCAAGCACATGCCAGAACTAAAGGCTTCTGAACAACCAACCATcgccattgtgacgtcactttTCTGCGAGAAAGTAGCTGTGGATGCCATGATTGAAGAAAAAACAACATATGTGAAATATAAAACAGAAG GCGAGTCTCAAGTATATACATTGGGGAGAATAGGAAAGTTCAAAGTTGTTTCAACGAAAGTATCTCGTAAATCTTCGTCAGAGCAGGAGGCAAGGATATGTGCAGAAAACACTATTACAAGACTTCTAG gttCATTCAGCAAAATCCACCACGTGTTAATCGTGGGTGTCGGAAGCGGGGTACCCCATTACTCCGACGGCAATCAACACGTGCGTCTGGGGGATGTGGTCGTGTCTGTGCCTTCCAGAAAGAACGGtgctatttacatgtactgtgatAAGATAGAGAAGATGACCGACGCAAACGGTTACAATTATTCTACGCGGGAATGGGACTGCAGTGACAACTCGCTACAGGATGTCGCCGTCAGTCTAAAACAAATCATGGAGAGGGACACCAACCCACAGAGGCCGTGGGACCGCTACATGAACGACGCCAAAGATATCCTCCAAACCGAGGAATCTAACTTCCACCGACCTCCAATGAAGACGGATCGACTGTTCTACACAGACGACAACGGAACTGACTTAGAACTGGAGCATCCGGCCGCTGGTAAAGGTTACCGGGTAGGACAGAGCAACTGCCGCCTGGGGGTGATCGCTAGCGGTAAACTTGTCTCCAGGAGCCCCCGTCTACGACAGTCATTCGCGGAAATAAACGGCATCCGAGCATACGACAGTGACGTCACTGCGGTTTTGGAATCGTTGGAAGGGAACCGAAATAACAGCTTTATCATCATTCGAGGGATCTCCGATTATTCCAGCGGCTCCAGAAAGGAATGGCAACCGTACGCATCCCTGGCTGCCGCCGCTTACATGAAGTCGCTCATTTATGCTTTGAAATAA